In a single window of the Elaeis guineensis isolate ETL-2024a chromosome 4, EG11, whole genome shotgun sequence genome:
- the LOC105043320 gene encoding CAAX prenyl protease 1 homolog, which yields MALPYLEAVLGFMILMYIFETYLDIRQHAALKLPSLPKPLEGVVSQEKFERSRAYSLDKSQFHFVHEAVTILMDTAILYLGILPWFWKKSGDLVAYMGLNAENEIIHTLSFLAGVMVWSQITDLPFSLYSTFVIEARHGFNKQTIWLFFRDMFKGICLSILLGPPIVAAIIVIVQKGGPYLAIYLWAFMFVLSIVMMTLYPILIAPLFNKFTPLPEGELREKIEKLAASLKFPLKKLFVVDGSTRSSHSNAYMYGFFNNKRIVLYDTLIQQCKNEEEVVAVIAHELGHWKLNHTMYSFIAVQILTLLQFGGYTLVRNSKDLFESFGFDTQPVLIGLIIFQHTVIPLQHLVSFGLNLVSRAFEFQADAFAKKLGYAAALRAGLVKLQEENLSAMNTDPWYSAYHYSHPPLVERLAALEEPDRKKED from the exons GCTTTATGATCTTAATGTACATTTTTGAGACCTATTTAGACATTCGACAGCATGCAGCTCTCAAGCTGCCCAGCCTACCCAAACCATTGGAAGGTGTGGTCAGTCAAGAAAAGTTTGAAAGGTCTAGAGCTTATAGCCTTGACAAAAG CCAGTTCCACTTTGTTCACGAAGCTGTAACCATACTGATGGACACTGCAATTTTGTATTTGGGCATATTACCATGGTTTTGGAAG AAATCTGGAGACTTAGTGGCATACATGGGCCTGAATGCAGAGAATGAAATAATACACACACTTTCATTTTTAGCTGGTGTTATGGTTTGGTCACAG ATCACGGACCTGCCTTTTTCTCTTTATTCAACATTTGTGATCGAGGCTCGTCATGGGTTTAATAAA CAAACAATATGGCTATTCTTCAGGGATATGTTTAAAGGAATTTGCCTTTCGATCTTACTTGGACCACCAATTGTAGCTGCAATTATCGTCATAGTGCAG AAAGGAGGTCCTTACCTGGCAATATATCTCTGGGCTTTTATGTTTGTGCTCTCCATTGTAATGATGACACTGTATCCCATTTTAATAGCTCCTCTGTTTAATAAATTCACTCCC CTTCCTGAAGGAGAGcttagagagaaaatagagaagcTAGCAGCGTCACTTAAGTTtccattgaaaaagctctttgtTGTTGATGGATCAACGAGATCAAGCCACAGCAAT GCATATATGTATGGATTTTTCAACAATAAACGCATTGTTCTCTATGACACACTGATTCAACAG TGCAAAAATGAGGAGGAAGTAGTTGCAGTTATTGCTCATGAACTTGGACATTGGAAACTCAATCATACAATGTATTCTTTCATTGCTGTTCAG ATTCTTACACTTTTGCAATTTGGAGGATATACTCTTGTAAGGAATTCAAAGGATCTCTTTGAAAGTTTTGGCTTTGATACTCAGCCAGTACTTATTGGTCTCATCATCTTTCAG CATACTGTCATACCCCTCCAGCACCTTGTCAGCTTTGGTCTCAATCTTGTCAGCAGGGCTTTTGAATTTCAG GCTGATGCTTTTGCAAAGAAACTGGGGTATGCTGCAGCACTTCGAGCAGGCCTTGTGAAATTACag GAAGAGAACCTATCTGCTATGAACACAGATCCGTGGTATTCAGCTTACCACTACTCCCATCCTCCGCTAGTTGAAAGACTCGCTGCTCTTGAAGAACCTGACAGGAAGAAGGAAGACTAA
- the LOC105043535 gene encoding pentatricopeptide repeat-containing protein At1g11290, chloroplastic-like codes for MPPISLQPPPSPSHPHSRPLSPPSNLFLDSAAAVRLLNSSAAQRDLRLTTCLHAGLLKSGLHSNVFVANSLLDVYSKCGRLDSATELFDRMPQRDVVSWTSLISGRCHDGAAHAAVCVFLNMLSEEAAPLPNEFTVAAVLGACALLKDEKLGRMMHGFLISNGFLGDNFVLNSLIDTYSKLGSIASAEKLINGLSCRDVVSWTTVISGCVLHGMFEKALVLFSTMLEDGIRPNEVTMLSIIQACSLMRDSGLFGWVHALVTKLELDSNDLVVNSLVEMYAKNAFVAEGIKMFFGFYFPNGDVCSDPDVVATLVHGCSHSESLEHGKEIHAYLIKMNYFPCTIIENSLMGMYAKHEQVESAHLIFRRMENRDIVSWNTMISCFVKHGGIAEALQLLSEIHGTTAGALVPDHVTMLSSIQACSEIASLQQGQILHGYVIRSGFDHDVFICNALIDMYARSGRIDLSEQIFKEMDIRDLGSWNSMIAAYGIHGDGNSALKVFIELKNRGRHKPNGLTFVSLISACGHSGLTVEGYECFKSMHRDYGIEPSMEHYAAVVDLLGRSGKLDEALEFLKIMPIKPGPSVWGSLLGACGLYENVEIAERAAKELSILEPDGNVWRVALSNVYAVAGRWEDAARLRAEMKREGLRKEAGWSYVEVGGVESFRFIVGDTRHPQTERIYEVWHSIKEHMLDACAGAV; via the coding sequence ATGCCACCTATCTCTTTGCAGCCCCCGCCTTCTCCTTCTCACCCCCATTCGCGTCCTCTCTCTCCCCCAAGCAACCTCTTCCTCGACTCGGCTGCCGCCGTCCGTCTCCTAAACTCCTCCGCCGCCCAAAGAGATCTGAGGCTTACCACCTGCCTCCATGCTGGCCTCCTCAAGTCTGGCCTCCATTCCAACGTCTTCGTCGCCAATTCCCTTCTGGACGTCTACTCCAAGTGTGGCCGTCTGGACAGCGCCACAGAGCTTTTCGACCGAATGCCCCAAAGAGATGTCGTCTCCTGGACCTCCTTGATATCCGGTCGCTGCCACGATGGAGCAGCTCATGCCGCTGTCTGTGTCTTCTTGAACATGCTGTCAGAAGAAGCAGCCCCTCTTCCTAATGAGTTCACCGTTGCGGCTGTCCTTGGGGCTTGCGCGCTGCTAAAGGACGAGAAGTTGGGGAGGATGATGCATGGTTTCCTTATCTCTAATGGGTTTCTTGGGGATAACTTTGTACTTAACTCCCTGATTGATACTTACTCGAAGTTAGGGTCGATAGCGAGCGCAGAGAAACTTATTAATGGGTTGAGCTGCAGGGACGTGGTTTCTTGGACTACGGTGATCTCAGGTTGTGTCCTCCATGGGATGTTTGAAAAAGCCTTGGTTTTGTTTAGCACGATGTTGGAAGACGGCATTCGACCAAACGAGGTGACCATGTTGAGCATCATTCAGGCTTGCTCGTTGATGAGAGATTCAGGTTTATTTGGTTGGGTTCATGCTTTGGTTACAAAATTGGAGCTGGATAGCAATGATTTGGTGGTTAATTCTCTTGTGGAGATGTATGCAAAGAATGCATTTGTTGCCGAGGGGATAAAGATGTTCTTCGGATTCTATTTTCCAAATGGAGATGTCTGTTCTGATCCTGATGTGGTTGCCACCCTTGTCCATGGTTGCTCACATTCAGAATCCTTGGAGCATGGGAAGGAGATCCATGCATACTTGATTAAGATGAATTACTTCCCGTGCACTATAATTGAGAACTCCCTCATGGGTATGTATGCAAAGCACGAGCAAGTTGAGTCAGCCCATTTGATCTTCAGAAGAATGGAGAACAGAGATATAGTATCTTGGAATACAATGATCTCATGTTTTGTGAAGCATGGAGGCATTGCAGAAGCTTTGCAACTTCTCAGTGAAATCCATGGCACAACTGCAGGTGCGCTGGTGCCTGATCATGTAACAATGTTGAGTTCAATACAAGCATGCTCTGAGATAGCATCACTCCAACAAGGCCAGATACTACATGGATATGTGATTAGATCAGGCTTTGATCATGATGTGTTTATCTGTAATGCTCTCATAGACATGTATGCAAGATCGGGCAGGATAGACTTATCCGAGCAGATATTCAAAGAGATGGATATAAGGGATCTTGGCTCCTGGAATTCTATGATTGCAGCTTATGGGATCCATGGAGATGGTAATTCAGCTCTAAAGGTTTTCATCGAGCTTAAGAACAGGGGAAGACATAAACCAAATGGTCTAACATTTGTTAGTCTTATTTCAGCATGTGGTCATTCGGGATTGACAGTGGAAGGCTATGAGTGCTTCAAGAGCATGCATAGGGACTATGGAATTGAGCCAAGCATGGAGCATTATGCTGCGGTAGTGGACCTTTTGGGGAGGTCTGGGAAGCTCGATGAAGCACTGGAATTCCTTAAAATTATGCCCATTAAGCCTGGACCATCAGTGTGGGGATCTCTTTTGGGTGCTTGTGGGCTTTATGAGAATGTTGAGATTGCAGAAAGAGCTGCGAAGGAGCTTTCCATTTTGGAACCAGATGGAAACGTCTGGAGGGTGGCATTATCAAATGTGTATGCGGTGGCTGGAAGATGGGAAGATGCGGCAAGGTTGAGAGCTGAGATGAAGAGAGAGGGATTGAGAAAGGAGGCTGGATGGAGTTATGTTGAGGTAGGAGGCGTCGAGAGCTTTAGGTTCATAGTGGGGGATACAAGACACCCACAAACTGAAAGGATTTATGAAGTATGGCATAGTATCAAGGAGCACATGTTAGATGCTTGTGCAGGGGCAGTTTAA